Proteins encoded within one genomic window of Anastrepha ludens isolate Willacy chromosome 4, idAnaLude1.1, whole genome shotgun sequence:
- the LOC128860640 gene encoding uncharacterized protein LOC128860640, which yields MQNEEYIATSKKQQKLYEFTMAHGKLYIGSHKRTYVYLSVRQSMRSIPRLLVSRIVVRLAHQPCVVRSSVCTHPLRGYKTSKKMTLFPAVNMAICALRRVT from the exons atgcaaaatgagGAATATATAGCCACAAGCAAAAAACAGCAGAAACTGTATGAGTTTACAATGGCGCACGGCAAA CTTTACATCGGCAGTCAcaagcgtacatatgtatatttgtccGTCCGCCAGTCCATGCGTTCGATTCCCCGTTTGCTAGTTAGTCGTATCGTCGTTCGGCTAGCACACCAGCCGTGCGTCGTTCGTTCGTCCGTTTGCACTCATCCATTGCGCGGCTACAAAACGTCTAAAAAGATGACACTCTTTCCGGCTGTAAATATG GCCATCTGCGCTCTGCGAAGAGTCACGTAG